In Rattus norvegicus strain BN/NHsdMcwi chromosome 1, GRCr8, whole genome shotgun sequence, a genomic segment contains:
- the LOC134483127 gene encoding uncharacterized protein LOC134483127 has product MCLCVCLCVCVSVYVCVCVCVCLCVCVCVCVCLYVCLCVCLCVCLCVSVCLCVCLCVCVCMCVCVCVCVCVCLCMCVSVCVFVCMFVCVSVCVCVYVCVCVSVSVCVSLCVFVCMFVCVCLCVCLCLCVSVCVFVCVFVCVSVYVCVSVYVCVSVCVSVCVCVYVCVCVSVCVCVYVCVCVCLCVCLCVCLCVCLCVCMCVCVCVCVSVCVSVCVCVSVCVSVCVCVYVCVCVCVCVCVYVCVCVCVCVYLCVCVCVCVCVYVCVCLCVCLCVCMCVCLCVCVCVCLCVHVSLCVCICVYVCVFLCVWVCLCLCVCLCVCVFVYVFVCVCLCVCLCVCMCVSLCVCVCVYVYVYVCACVCVYLCVCVCVCVCVCVCVCVNVCSCGRYPSSRLVGHFLHSSYFFFFSELGTEPRALRLLGKRSTTELNPQPPSQQLLIL; this is encoded by the coding sequence atgtgtttgtgtgtgtgtctctgtgtgtgtgtgtctgtgtatgtgtgtgtctgtgtatgtgtgtgtctgtgtgtgtgtgtctgtgtatgtgtgtgtctgtatgtatgtttatgtgtatgtttatgtgtatgtctgtgtgtgtctgtgtgtttgtgtgtatgtttgtgtgtgtgtgtatgtatgtgtgtgtgtgtctgtgtgtgtgtctgtgtgtgtctgtgtatgtgtgtgtctgtgtgtgtgtttgtgtgtatgtttgtgtgtgtctctgtgtgtgtttgtgtgtatgtatgtgtgtgtgtgtctgtgtctgtgtgtgtgtctctgtgtgtgtttgtgtgtatgtttgtgtgtgtgtgtctgtgtgtgtgtctgtgtctgtgtgtgtctgtgtgtgtgtttgtgtgtgtgtttgtgtgtgtctctgtgtatgtgtgtgtgtctgtgtatgtgtgtgtgtctgtgtgtgtgtctgtgtgtgtttgtgtgtatgtttgtgtgtgtgtctctgtgtgtgtttgtgtgtatgtatgtgtctgtgtgtgtttgtgtgtatgtttgtgtgtgtgtctctgtgtgtgtttgtgtgtatgtatgtgtgtgtgtgtctgtgtgtgtgtatctgtgtgtgtgtctgtgtgtgtgtgtgtgtctgtgtgtgtgtctgtgtgtgtttgtgtgtatgtttgtgtgtgtgtctgtgtgtgtgtttgtgtgtatgtatgtgtgtgtgtctgtgtgtgtgtgtatctgtgtgtgtgtgtctgtgtgtgtgtttgtgtgtatgtttgtgtgtgtctctgtgtgtgtttgtgtgtatgtatgtgtgtgtgtttgtgtgtgtgtgtctgtgtgtgtctgtgtgtgcatgtgtctctgtgtgtgtgtatctgtgtgtatgtgtgtgtgtttctgtgtgtatgggtgtgtctgtgcctgtgtgtgtgtctctgtgtgtgtgtgtttgtgtatgtgtttgtgtgtgtgtgtttgtgtgtatgtttatgtgtatgtatgtgtgtgtctctgtgtgtgtgtgtttgtgtgtatgtttatgtgtatgtatgtgcgtgtgtgtgtgtgtatctgtgtgtgtgtgtgtgtgtgtgtgtgtgtgtgtgtgtgtgtgtgtgtgtgaatgtctgcaGTTGTGGCAGATACCCATCTTCCCGCTTGGTTGGGCATTTCCTTCAcagcagttattttttttttttttcggagctggggaccgaacccagggccttgcgcttgctaggcaagcgctctaccactgagctaaatccccaacccccttcacaGCAGTTATTAATCTTGTAA